The genomic DNA TATAACTCAACAGCTCCTATTTGCTCTAATGTAGGAACACAAAGTCTTCCTTGACATAATTTAAGGATTTGAGCGATAAGACCTTTATTTTTGCAAGCGATAGAACCAATTCTAGCACCACAAGCACTGTATCTCTTAGAAACACTGTCTATTATTATAACTCTATCCTGTACACCCTCTAAGTTACCACAGCTTGTATACTCAAGCCCATCATAAACAAATTCTCTATAAACTTCATCTGCTATTATCCATAAATCTTTTTCTTTAGCTATTTCAGCTAGGATATTAAGTTCTTCTTTTGTATAAATTGCACCAGTTGGATTTCCTGGGTTAGAAAGAATTATAGCCTTAGTTTTATCATCTACTTTAGACAATATTTCTTCTTTAGATGGAAGGTGGAAACCGTTTTCTGCCTTTGTTGTAACAGCATTAACTTCTACGTTTACAGATTGACCAAATCCATTGTAGTTTGTATAGAATGGTTCTGGAACTAATAGATTATCTCCTGGGTCACAAACTGCCATCATAGTGAAAAGTAAAGCTTCACTACCACCATTAGTTACTAATAATTCATCTTTTTCAAAATTCATATCGTAAGTTTTATAGTAATTTTGAAGTGCTTCTAATAATTCTGGAATACCTTCTGATGTAGCATATTCTAAGACTTCGCTATCAAAGTTTTTAACAGCATCAAAAAATCCTTTAGGAGTTTTTATGTCTGGTTGTCCTATGTTTAAGTGATATACTTTGATTCCTTTATCTTTTGCTGCTTGTGCAAATGGAACAAGTTTTCTGATTGGAGAGGCTTGCATTGCACTAACTCTGTTTGAATAATTCATTTTAATACCCCCTATTTAATTTAAATACGTATATTGTATTATGTAAATTGTATGTTTGAATACAAGACATCTTTACAAGATAATAATAACATACTTATGGGTAAAAATCATCAAAAAAAATTAATATAGCTTTAAAATAAACTTTTAACAAATTATAGTAAAATACCCATGTTTATGCCACTAAATTATGTATTCATAAATTAATTTATAGTAAGATAATATTCTGATATACTGATAGTGATTTTTTAGTTATAATCTTTCAGCTATAGACAAAATATATAATAATAAATATGCAAAATTATAAAAAATATTATAAATTTATTTAACAGATACGATAAATATC from Clostridioides difficile ATCC 9689 = DSM 1296 includes the following:
- a CDS encoding pyridoxal phosphate-dependent aminotransferase is translated as MNYSNRVSAMQASPIRKLVPFAQAAKDKGIKVYHLNIGQPDIKTPKGFFDAVKNFDSEVLEYATSEGIPELLEALQNYYKTYDMNFEKDELLVTNGGSEALLFTMMAVCDPGDNLLVPEPFYTNYNGFGQSVNVEVNAVTTKAENGFHLPSKEEILSKVDDKTKAIILSNPGNPTGAIYTKEELNILAEIAKEKDLWIIADEVYREFVYDGLEYTSCGNLEGVQDRVIIIDSVSKRYSACGARIGSIACKNKGLIAQILKLCQGRLCVPTLEQIGAVELYKTPVSYFKEVNEEYKKRRDVLYNELMKVEGVICKKPTGAFYIVAKLPVENAEDFTIWMLKEFNKDNETVMVCPAEGFYATPGLGRDEIRLAYILNEKDLHRAATLLKEGLEQYVALQK